In the Topomyia yanbarensis strain Yona2022 chromosome 3, ASM3024719v1, whole genome shotgun sequence genome, one interval contains:
- the LOC131693862 gene encoding acyl-CoA-binding protein homolog, which translates to MSLDQKFDEAALKVKAFTKRPTDQELLQVYALFKQATVGDNTTAKPGLLDLKGKAKWQAWMDKKGTSQDAAKEAYIKLAEELALKYQ; encoded by the exons ATGTCACTAGATCAG AAATTCGACGAAGCCGCCTTGAAGGTAAAAGCGTTCACCAAACGTCccaccgatcaggaactgttgCAAGTGTATGCCCTGTTCAAGCAGGCCACCGTCGGCGATAACACTACCGCGAAACCCGGCCTGCTGGACCTGAAGGGCAAGGCCAAATGGCAAGCGTGGATGGACAAGAAGGGAACATCCCAGGATGCTGCGAAAGAGGCCTACATTAAACTGGCGGAAGAGTTGGCTTTAAAATACCAGTGA